A window of Halostella salina contains these coding sequences:
- the fen gene encoding flap endonuclease-1 yields MGNADLRDLAVIEPVPFDDLAGSVVGVDAHNWLYRYLTTTVRWTDDGAYTTADGTEVANLIGVVQGLPKFFEGDVTPVFVWDGGPSELKADEIAERREAREAREERLEDARERGDAVEAARLDSQTQRLTDAIHRTTRELLDLLDVPQVEAPAEGEAQAAHMARQGDIDYVGTEDYDALLFGAPETLRQLTSKGDPELMGFEATLAEHDITWEQLVDAGILCGTDFNEGVTGIGPKTAVSAVKEHGDLWGVLEARDAYVENADVVRELFLHPNVTEEYEFDATVDPDVAAAREYVVDEWGVREDEVARGFERIEESVSQTGLDRWT; encoded by the coding sequence ATGGGAAACGCTGACCTGCGCGATCTTGCCGTCATCGAGCCGGTGCCGTTCGACGACCTCGCGGGGAGCGTCGTCGGCGTGGACGCGCACAACTGGCTGTACCGCTACCTGACGACGACGGTGCGGTGGACCGACGACGGCGCGTACACGACCGCCGACGGCACCGAAGTGGCGAACCTGATCGGCGTCGTCCAGGGCCTGCCGAAGTTCTTCGAGGGGGACGTGACGCCGGTGTTCGTCTGGGACGGCGGCCCCTCCGAGCTGAAGGCCGACGAGATCGCCGAGCGCCGCGAGGCCCGCGAGGCCCGCGAGGAGCGCCTCGAAGACGCCCGCGAGCGCGGCGACGCCGTCGAGGCCGCCCGGCTGGATTCCCAGACCCAGCGGCTCACCGACGCCATCCACCGGACGACCCGCGAACTGCTCGACCTGCTCGACGTGCCGCAGGTCGAAGCCCCGGCGGAGGGCGAGGCGCAGGCCGCCCACATGGCCCGGCAGGGCGACATCGACTACGTCGGCACCGAGGACTACGACGCGCTCCTGTTCGGCGCGCCCGAGACGCTCCGCCAGCTGACGAGCAAGGGCGACCCCGAGCTGATGGGGTTCGAGGCGACCCTCGCCGAACACGACATCACCTGGGAACAGCTCGTCGACGCGGGGATCCTCTGTGGCACGGACTTCAACGAGGGCGTGACGGGCATCGGTCCCAAGACGGCCGTCTCCGCGGTGAAGGAACACGGCGACCTCTGGGGCGTGCTGGAGGCCCGCGACGCCTACGTCGAGAACGCCGACGTGGTGCGTGAGCTGTTCCTGCACCCGAACGTCACCGAGGAGTACGAGTTCGACGCGACGGTCGACCCGGACGTGGCCGCCGCTCGCGAGTACGTGGTCGACGAGTGGGGCGTCAGGGAAGACGAGGTGGCGCGCGGCTTCGAACGGATCGAGGAGTCGGTCAGCCAGACCGGGCTCGACCGCTGGACCTAG
- a CDS encoding ABC transporter substrate-binding protein, translating to MTDETTSDDVSRRTILKTTGAAGAIGMTGTAGCLSAITGGGGGGSGTLNVLHGWTGGDGKAAGEALFEAFRESHEDVETDVEPIGGGGNENLDTVVSNRLSSNEPPSAFAGWPGRNLTQYEGVLGDIESDVWEEAGLKDAHIDEAAELCQFDGNYSAVPIGSHRLNCLFYNVSVVEEAGVDPSSLSSVDDLISALGQVQENTDAVPMAQAMKAPWTTLQLFAVVLLGQEGYDSYMNFVEGGDASSAVSSALESTKEILENYINSDAASVGLTGANSKIMNGEAAFIHNGNWAAGAYRNNDMTYEEDWGYVPFPGTEGMYTFHIDSFIYPVNSSSGENPSPEASKEFLRFVGGKEAQIAFNSRKGSIPTRTDVSADEFGPYLQQTMEEFANAEELPPTIAHGLAVSPTQLQDLKGVITSEFTGPYNVDAATQGMLDVVQE from the coding sequence ATGACAGACGAAACCACATCCGACGACGTTTCGCGTCGTACGATACTCAAGACGACCGGTGCGGCCGGTGCGATCGGGATGACGGGCACGGCTGGTTGCCTGAGCGCGATCACCGGCGGCGGCGGTGGCGGGTCCGGGACGCTCAACGTCCTGCACGGCTGGACCGGCGGTGACGGGAAAGCGGCCGGCGAGGCGCTGTTCGAGGCGTTCAGGGAGTCTCACGAGGACGTCGAGACCGACGTCGAGCCGATCGGCGGCGGCGGTAACGAGAACCTCGACACCGTCGTGAGCAACCGCCTGAGCAGCAACGAGCCGCCGAGCGCCTTCGCCGGCTGGCCCGGTCGCAACCTCACCCAGTACGAGGGCGTTCTCGGCGACATCGAGTCGGACGTCTGGGAGGAAGCGGGTCTGAAGGACGCACACATCGACGAGGCGGCCGAACTCTGCCAGTTCGACGGTAACTACTCGGCGGTCCCCATCGGCTCCCACCGACTGAACTGCCTCTTCTACAACGTCAGCGTCGTCGAGGAGGCGGGCGTCGACCCGTCGTCGCTCTCCAGCGTCGATGATCTGATCAGCGCGCTCGGTCAGGTCCAGGAGAACACCGACGCCGTCCCGATGGCCCAGGCGATGAAGGCACCGTGGACGACGCTTCAGCTGTTCGCCGTCGTCCTGCTCGGGCAGGAGGGGTACGACTCCTACATGAACTTCGTCGAGGGCGGCGACGCGTCCAGCGCCGTCTCCAGCGCCCTCGAATCCACGAAGGAGATCCTGGAGAACTACATCAACAGCGACGCCGCGTCGGTCGGGCTGACCGGTGCCAACTCCAAGATCATGAACGGCGAGGCGGCGTTCATCCACAACGGGAACTGGGCCGCCGGCGCGTACCGGAACAACGACATGACCTACGAGGAGGACTGGGGGTACGTGCCGTTCCCCGGCACCGAGGGCATGTACACGTTCCACATCGACTCGTTCATCTATCCGGTCAACAGCAGCAGCGGCGAGAACCCCTCCCCCGAGGCGTCGAAGGAGTTCCTCCGCTTCGTGGGCGGGAAGGAGGCACAGATCGCCTTCAACAGCCGCAAGGGGTCGATCCCCACGCGGACCGACGTGTCCGCCGACGAGTTCGGCCCGTACCTCCAGCAGACGATGGAGGAGTTCGCCAACGCCGAGGAGCTGCCGCCGACCATCGCTCACGGCCTCGCCGTGAGCCCGACGCAGCTTCAGGACCTCAAGGGTGTCATCACCTCCGAGTTCACGGGGCCGTACAACGTCGACGCGGCGACCCAGGGAATGCTGGACGTCGTCCAGGAGTAA
- the cdd gene encoding cytidine deaminase, with the protein MDDNELVERAREAHETAHVPYSEYPVGAALETADGTVFTGCNIENANYSNTLHAEGVAVAHAVHAGHTEFERVAVSSAKRDGVTPCGRCRQTFTEFCDEDFVVLCDEGDGFAKYTLGELLPNAITEDTLD; encoded by the coding sequence ATGGACGACAACGAACTCGTCGAACGCGCTCGCGAGGCCCACGAAACCGCACACGTCCCGTACTCGGAGTACCCCGTCGGCGCGGCCCTGGAAACCGCGGACGGAACGGTGTTCACGGGCTGTAACATCGAGAACGCCAACTACAGCAACACCCTCCACGCCGAGGGCGTCGCGGTCGCCCACGCGGTCCACGCCGGCCACACCGAGTTCGAACGCGTGGCTGTGAGTTCCGCCAAGCGCGACGGCGTCACGCCCTGCGGCCGGTGTCGACAGACGTTCACGGAGTTCTGCGACGAGGACTTCGTCGTCCTCTGTGACGAGGGCGACGGGTTCGCGAAGTACACGCTCGGCGAGCTCCTGCCGAACGCCATCACCGAGGACACCCTCGACTGA
- a CDS encoding RAD55 family ATPase, whose protein sequence is MGPRFTTGVDRLDRELDGGIPAGSLVALSAPPASQSERLLYEIAAQRRTLYVTTERAAAGVEAALRDAVTPGTVEVCEVGGGDPLTELIRAVRALNERTLVVVDPVAPLERTPNYRAALTELRSVLREKEAAAVLHCVDGRAVPDGRDATEYMADVIFDLSVDLHRNRLRTRLTVPKLRAGDAPQDALRLDFKRRVTVDNSRDIA, encoded by the coding sequence ATGGGACCGCGCTTCACTACCGGCGTCGACCGACTCGACCGCGAACTCGACGGGGGGATCCCGGCGGGTAGCCTCGTCGCGCTGTCCGCGCCGCCGGCGAGCCAGTCCGAGCGACTGCTGTACGAGATCGCGGCCCAGCGCCGGACGCTGTACGTCACGACCGAGCGCGCCGCCGCCGGCGTCGAGGCGGCGCTCCGGGACGCCGTCACGCCCGGCACCGTCGAGGTGTGCGAGGTTGGCGGCGGGGACCCGCTGACGGAGCTGATTCGGGCCGTCCGCGCGCTGAACGAGCGGACGCTCGTCGTCGTCGACCCGGTCGCGCCGCTCGAACGGACGCCGAACTACCGGGCCGCGCTGACGGAGCTACGGTCAGTGCTGCGGGAGAAGGAGGCGGCCGCCGTCCTGCACTGCGTCGACGGGCGGGCCGTTCCGGACGGCCGCGACGCCACCGAATACATGGCCGACGTTATCTTCGACCTCTCGGTCGACCTGCACCGGAACCGGCTCCGGACCCGGCTGACCGTCCCGAAACTCCGGGCCGGCGACGCCCCGCAGGACGCGCTCAGGCTCGACTTCAAACGGCGCGTAACGGTCGACAACAGCCGCGACATCGCCTAG
- a CDS encoding carbohydrate ABC transporter permease, whose protein sequence is MRHLLTAAKRLLVGKGSDEEVRADGGTVEESTGFRDRFDSDLVESSPFWLPPFLLMGFFVYGAIIWNLLISLTDHAGYGRPDYSNLDFEMYVRAFNDSQFIFAARNTVVLIVSFIVVCLVLGLLLAILLDRQIRFKNGFRTIYLLPMSLSFVVTAQFWLWLYDIDDGIVNSVLGVVGLGPYNWIGNPQLVLGAVLFALVWQFSGYTMVVYLATLQSIPDEHYEAARVDGASTLKMYWRVIIPQLRNAMVSATVVLMVFALKAFDFLYALVGGYRPPKGADILPTLMVRTAYGSNQFAYGSAIAILLFLLALGIVAPYLYYQYKNGYL, encoded by the coding sequence ATGCGTCATTTATTGACCGCCGCAAAACGGTTACTCGTCGGCAAAGGCAGCGACGAGGAGGTCCGTGCTGACGGAGGAACGGTAGAGGAATCTACCGGCTTCCGCGACCGGTTCGACAGCGACCTCGTCGAGTCGAGCCCGTTCTGGCTCCCGCCGTTCCTGCTGATGGGCTTTTTCGTGTACGGCGCGATCATCTGGAACCTCCTCATCTCGCTGACCGACCACGCCGGCTACGGACGGCCAGACTACTCGAACCTGGACTTCGAGATGTACGTCCGGGCGTTCAACGATTCGCAGTTCATTTTCGCGGCACGCAATACGGTCGTCCTCATCGTATCGTTCATCGTGGTCTGTCTGGTGCTCGGGCTGTTGCTCGCGATCCTGCTCGACCGGCAGATCCGGTTCAAGAACGGGTTCCGGACGATTTACCTGCTCCCGATGAGCCTCTCGTTCGTCGTGACGGCCCAGTTCTGGCTCTGGCTGTACGACATCGACGACGGGATCGTAAACAGCGTCCTCGGCGTCGTGGGGCTCGGTCCGTACAACTGGATCGGCAACCCGCAGCTCGTCCTCGGCGCGGTCCTGTTCGCGCTGGTGTGGCAGTTCAGCGGCTACACGATGGTCGTCTACCTCGCGACGCTCCAGTCGATCCCCGACGAGCACTACGAGGCGGCCCGGGTCGACGGGGCCAGTACCCTGAAGATGTACTGGCGGGTCATCATCCCTCAGCTGCGCAACGCGATGGTCAGCGCCACCGTCGTCCTGATGGTGTTCGCGCTGAAGGCGTTCGACTTCCTGTACGCGCTCGTCGGCGGCTACCGGCCACCGAAGGGGGCCGACATCCTGCCGACGCTGATGGTTCGGACCGCGTACGGTAGCAACCAGTTCGCGTACGGCTCGGCGATCGCCATCCTGCTGTTCCTGCTCGCGCTCGGCATCGTCGCACCGTACCTCTACTACCAGTACAAGAACGGATACCTATGA
- a CDS encoding ABC transporter ATP-binding protein gives MAELTFDHVTKVFVDDDGSDIVAVDDVSAEIEDGDFLVLVGPSGCGKSTTLRMVAGLESISSGEIRLGDEVLNDKKPSARDIAMVFQSYALYPHMTVRTNMAFGLQESTDMPDDEIDARVEDAAEMMGIGDLLDRKPRDLSGGQQQRVALGRAIVRDPEVFLMDEPLSNLDAKLRSQMRTELQRIQEDLDTTTIYVTHDQTEAMTMGDRIAVLDDGQLQQVGTPLECYHEPNNRFVAGFIGEPSMNFFEVENETGTLVGQDFEYPLSTETAKAIEGKKDVTLGIRPEDIELTTDGDGDHDFATTVDVVEPMGDENNVYLAFDGSDSDEPRTFVVTVDGMRHVESGESVVAHIPEDAVHLFDGRTGEALRNRRLDAVETLEPKI, from the coding sequence ATGGCAGAACTCACATTCGACCACGTGACGAAGGTGTTCGTCGACGACGACGGCAGCGATATCGTCGCCGTCGACGACGTGTCCGCCGAGATCGAGGACGGCGACTTCCTCGTCCTCGTCGGCCCGTCGGGCTGCGGGAAGTCCACGACCCTGCGGATGGTCGCAGGACTCGAATCGATAAGCAGCGGCGAGATACGGCTCGGCGACGAGGTACTGAACGACAAGAAGCCGTCGGCCCGGGACATCGCGATGGTGTTCCAGTCCTACGCCCTCTACCCGCACATGACGGTGCGGACGAACATGGCGTTCGGGCTGCAGGAGTCGACGGACATGCCCGACGACGAGATAGACGCCCGTGTCGAGGACGCCGCCGAGATGATGGGCATCGGCGACCTGCTCGACCGGAAGCCCCGCGACCTCTCGGGCGGGCAGCAACAGCGCGTCGCGCTGGGCCGCGCCATCGTCCGCGACCCCGAGGTGTTCCTGATGGACGAGCCGCTCAGCAACCTCGACGCGAAGCTCCGGTCACAGATGCGGACGGAGCTGCAGCGCATCCAGGAGGACCTCGACACGACGACGATCTACGTCACCCACGACCAGACGGAGGCGATGACGATGGGCGACCGGATCGCAGTCCTCGACGACGGCCAGCTCCAGCAGGTCGGCACGCCGCTTGAGTGTTACCACGAGCCGAACAACCGCTTCGTCGCGGGGTTCATCGGCGAGCCGTCGATGAACTTCTTCGAGGTCGAAAACGAGACCGGCACGCTCGTCGGGCAGGACTTCGAGTACCCGCTCTCGACCGAGACCGCGAAAGCCATCGAAGGCAAGAAAGATGTCACCCTCGGGATCCGCCCGGAGGACATCGAGCTCACGACCGACGGCGACGGCGACCACGACTTCGCCACGACCGTCGACGTCGTCGAACCGATGGGCGACGAGAACAACGTGTACCTCGCGTTCGACGGGAGCGACAGCGACGAGCCGCGGACGTTCGTCGTCACCGTCGACGGGATGCGCCACGTCGAGTCCGGCGAGTCCGTCGTCGCGCACATCCCGGAGGACGCGGTCCACCTGTTCGACGGCCGCACCGGCGAGGCGCTGCGGAACCGCCGGCTGGACGCCGTCGAGACGCTCGAACCGAAGATCTAG
- a CDS encoding class II fumarate hydratase: MSDDYRTERDSLGEMRVPADAYWGAQTQRAVENFPISGLTFGRRFVRALGVVKKAAAQANLDLDLIPEEKGEAIVEAADEVIAGEHDDQFPVDVFQTGSGTSTNMNANEVIANRATEIYGGEVGTREIHPNDHVNFGQSSNDVIPTAMHVASLEAVEKDLIPALDTLREALEAKEEEFDDVVKTGRTHLQDATPVRLGQEFGGYRTQVEKGLARVDNTREHLAELALGGTAVGTGLNTHEDFPGLVAEYVTKETGVQFREADDHFEAQAAHDAMSEAHGALRTVAGSLNKVANDLRLLASGPRNGLGEIEQPENQPGSSIMPGKINPVVAEAVNQVHKQVVGNDAAVSAGAAEGQIDLNLYKPVIAYNYLQSAALLANASETFAEKFVRKLEANREHCEAQVQQSMALATALNPAIGYDRASEVAKTALKEGKTVREVVVEKGYLDEDEVDEVLDPEKMTHRGILGGDE, translated from the coding sequence ATGTCCGACGATTACCGCACGGAGCGGGACAGCCTCGGCGAGATGCGCGTGCCGGCCGACGCGTACTGGGGCGCACAGACCCAGCGCGCGGTGGAGAACTTCCCGATCAGCGGGCTCACGTTCGGCCGGCGGTTCGTCCGCGCGCTCGGCGTCGTGAAGAAAGCCGCCGCGCAGGCGAACCTCGACCTCGACCTGATCCCCGAGGAGAAGGGCGAGGCTATCGTCGAAGCGGCCGACGAGGTCATCGCCGGCGAGCACGACGACCAGTTCCCCGTCGACGTGTTCCAGACGGGGTCGGGCACCTCGACGAACATGAACGCCAACGAGGTGATCGCCAACCGCGCGACGGAGATCTACGGCGGCGAGGTCGGGACCCGCGAGATCCACCCCAACGACCACGTCAACTTCGGCCAGTCCAGCAACGACGTGATCCCGACGGCGATGCACGTCGCCTCGCTGGAGGCCGTCGAGAAGGACCTCATCCCGGCGCTCGACACGCTCCGCGAAGCGCTCGAAGCCAAGGAGGAGGAGTTCGACGACGTGGTCAAGACGGGTCGCACGCACCTCCAGGACGCCACGCCGGTCCGCCTCGGCCAGGAGTTCGGCGGCTACCGAACGCAGGTCGAGAAGGGCCTCGCGCGCGTCGACAACACCCGGGAACACCTCGCCGAACTCGCGCTCGGCGGCACCGCCGTCGGGACGGGACTGAACACCCACGAGGACTTCCCCGGCCTCGTCGCCGAGTACGTCACCAAGGAGACGGGCGTCCAGTTCCGCGAGGCCGACGACCACTTCGAGGCCCAGGCCGCTCACGACGCGATGAGCGAGGCCCACGGCGCGCTCCGGACGGTCGCCGGGTCGCTCAACAAGGTCGCCAACGACCTCCGCCTGCTCGCCTCCGGGCCGCGCAACGGCCTCGGCGAAATCGAACAGCCGGAGAACCAGCCCGGTTCCTCCATCATGCCCGGCAAGATCAACCCCGTCGTCGCCGAGGCCGTCAACCAGGTCCACAAGCAGGTCGTCGGCAACGACGCCGCCGTCTCCGCCGGCGCGGCCGAGGGCCAGATCGACCTCAACCTGTACAAGCCGGTCATCGCGTACAACTACCTCCAGTCCGCGGCGCTGCTGGCCAACGCCAGCGAGACGTTCGCCGAGAAGTTCGTCCGGAAGCTGGAGGCCAACCGCGAGCACTGCGAGGCGCAGGTCCAGCAGAGCATGGCGCTTGCCACCGCCTTGAACCCCGCCATCGGCTACGACAGGGCCAGCGAGGTCGCCAAGACCGCGCTGAAGGAGGGCAAAACCGTCCGCGAGGTCGTCGTGGAGAAGGGCTACCTCGACGAGGACGAGGTCGACGAGGTGCTCGACCCCGAGAAGATGACCCACCGCGGCATCCTCGGCGGCGACGAGTAA
- a CDS encoding MATE family efflux transporter, producing the protein MVEQFLRTLMRTTDVVVTGLFSPAAIAAVGLADLYARLPLRIGLGLGSGVIALSSQDTGSGADANRDEAVTQAVLLGALAGLPFAAFGLLLGDWAIDVLGAGSEVVSMGGVYLAIILATSPARHVALVAARSIQGTGDTRTPMYVNGFSNALNVAGTLVLGLGLGPAPQLQIVGVGLATAFGNVFTAGVLLLAMWRPWTLANLVRPRDWTITRQLLAISLPRILEGVATFVMDFPFNSILLVFGTEVNAAYQIGRRAFQQVTAPLSRGYRTGTGIVVGQSLGEGDAGAARYGGWAAALLGLVTVGTLGGVLFVGAEPLVAVFTGDAETARYAVGFTRAYAVAAPFTVVYVVLAGALTSGSDTRTPFVARITGMFVGMIGISYVVGIRLDYGVVAAYAGIVVYFVWATILVAAGFHRGGWVGKTEAMMAERGSAAGED; encoded by the coding sequence ATGGTCGAGCAGTTCCTCCGGACGCTGATGCGGACGACGGACGTGGTCGTCACGGGGCTGTTCTCACCGGCCGCCATCGCCGCCGTCGGGCTGGCGGACCTGTACGCGCGCCTCCCCCTGCGGATCGGGCTGGGACTGGGCAGCGGCGTCATCGCGCTCTCCAGCCAGGACACCGGGAGCGGCGCGGACGCGAACCGCGACGAGGCGGTGACGCAGGCGGTGCTGCTCGGCGCGCTCGCCGGCCTCCCCTTCGCCGCCTTCGGCCTCCTGCTCGGCGACTGGGCGATCGACGTTCTGGGTGCCGGCTCCGAGGTCGTCTCCATGGGCGGGGTGTACCTTGCGATCATCCTCGCGACCAGCCCCGCCCGCCACGTCGCGCTCGTTGCGGCGCGCTCGATACAGGGCACCGGCGACACGCGGACGCCGATGTACGTCAACGGGTTCTCGAACGCGCTGAACGTCGCCGGCACGCTCGTCCTCGGTCTGGGACTCGGTCCCGCCCCGCAGTTGCAGATCGTGGGCGTCGGCTTGGCGACCGCCTTCGGCAACGTGTTCACCGCCGGCGTCCTGCTTCTCGCCATGTGGCGGCCGTGGACGCTCGCGAACCTGGTCCGGCCGCGGGACTGGACCATCACCCGGCAACTGCTCGCGATCAGCCTCCCGCGGATCCTCGAAGGGGTGGCGACGTTCGTCATGGACTTCCCGTTCAACTCGATCCTGCTCGTGTTCGGGACGGAGGTCAACGCCGCCTACCAGATCGGCCGGCGCGCGTTCCAGCAGGTCACCGCGCCGCTGTCGCGGGGGTACCGCACCGGCACCGGCATCGTCGTCGGCCAGTCGCTCGGCGAGGGCGACGCCGGCGCGGCCCGGTACGGCGGCTGGGCGGCGGCGCTGCTCGGGCTGGTCACCGTCGGAACGCTCGGCGGCGTGCTCTTCGTGGGGGCCGAACCGCTCGTCGCCGTCTTCACCGGCGACGCCGAGACGGCCCGGTACGCCGTCGGATTCACCCGGGCCTACGCCGTCGCCGCGCCCTTCACCGTCGTGTACGTCGTGCTCGCCGGGGCGCTCACGAGCGGGAGCGACACCCGAACGCCGTTCGTCGCCCGGATCACGGGGATGTTCGTCGGGATGATCGGCATCTCGTACGTGGTCGGGATCCGGCTGGACTACGGCGTCGTGGCGGCGTACGCCGGCATCGTCGTCTACTTCGTCTGGGCGACGATACTGGTCGCGGCCGGCTTCCACCGCGGCGGCTGGGTCGGCAAGACCGAGGCGATGATGGCCGAGCGCGGGAGCGCCGCCGGCGAGGACTGA
- a CDS encoding GNAT family N-acetyltransferase, producing METELLGWPADGPTLRLDHERFSYAGKFVMSNTGKAVVRPDSANGGEDESGDRASETEDDADDDALLAAAAFNEDRTDAATLWIRYITVRQDQRGEGIGPELAEFVAERAADRGYDRVRIAVNNPFAYEALYKAGFGYTGETTGIAELVLERPDDRGGARYREGMAEFRGRENLTDAERAFVAEAEEPPSRA from the coding sequence ATGGAGACCGAACTGCTCGGCTGGCCCGCGGACGGCCCGACGCTCCGCCTCGACCACGAGCGGTTCAGCTACGCCGGGAAGTTCGTCATGTCGAACACGGGGAAGGCCGTGGTCCGGCCGGACAGCGCGAACGGGGGCGAGGACGAGTCCGGGGACAGAGCCAGCGAGACCGAGGACGACGCGGACGACGACGCACTCCTCGCCGCCGCCGCGTTCAACGAGGACCGCACCGACGCGGCGACGCTGTGGATCCGGTACATCACAGTTCGGCAGGACCAGCGCGGCGAGGGGATCGGCCCCGAACTCGCGGAGTTCGTCGCGGAACGCGCCGCCGACCGCGGCTACGACCGCGTCCGCATCGCCGTCAACAACCCCTTCGCGTACGAGGCGCTGTACAAGGCCGGCTTCGGCTACACCGGCGAGACCACCGGCATCGCGGAACTCGTGCTGGAGCGTCCGGACGACCGCGGGGGGGCGCGATACCGCGAGGGGATGGCGGAGTTCCGCGGCCGCGAGAACCTGACCGACGCCGAGCGCGCGTTCGTCGCCGAGGCCGAGGAGCCGCCGTCGCGCGCGTGA
- a CDS encoding cold-shock protein, which produces MPQGTVAFFHDRKGYGFIETDDAEEDIFFHMEDIGGPDLEEGQEVEFDIEEADKGPRAVNLTRL; this is translated from the coding sequence ATGCCACAGGGTACGGTGGCCTTCTTCCACGACCGGAAGGGGTACGGGTTCATCGAGACCGACGACGCCGAGGAGGACATCTTCTTCCACATGGAGGACATCGGCGGCCCGGACCTGGAGGAGGGACAGGAGGTCGAGTTCGACATCGAGGAGGCCGACAAGGGGCCGCGAGCGGTCAACCTGACGCGCCTGTAG
- a CDS encoding carbohydrate ABC transporter permease: MSGETTSTTDETTETGFDISGKRVGLYSVLAVLVAFFLAPIETGVVTSIKTTTAVTETAPYAPPGPDGFTLAKWQTAFDQLSRGLFNSVLMAVPATVFSALFGSMAAYGLTQISWKGQIPILSLFVAGIFIPYQAVLVPLTQFWSIYFPVDDLFWFIWESEAVPADYSGLLELTITHIAYGIPICTILFRSYYKSMSVEMIEAARLDGASIRRIYRRIVFPLSTPMFAVVLIYQFTQIWNELLFALILISSGTSEAAPVTLILSGLGVAQQGTDFALRMAGALLTALPTLVVYIMFGEEFAEGAAT; encoded by the coding sequence ATGAGCGGGGAAACGACATCCACGACCGACGAGACGACCGAGACGGGCTTCGACATCAGCGGCAAGCGCGTCGGACTCTACTCGGTGCTGGCGGTCCTGGTCGCCTTCTTCCTGGCCCCTATCGAGACAGGGGTCGTGACGTCGATCAAGACCACCACCGCCGTCACGGAGACCGCGCCGTACGCGCCGCCGGGGCCGGACGGCTTCACGCTGGCGAAGTGGCAGACGGCGTTCGACCAGCTCAGCAGGGGCCTGTTCAACAGCGTGCTGATGGCGGTGCCCGCAACCGTCTTCTCGGCGCTGTTCGGCAGCATGGCGGCGTACGGCCTCACCCAGATCAGCTGGAAGGGCCAGATCCCCATCCTCTCCCTGTTCGTCGCCGGGATCTTCATCCCGTACCAGGCGGTGCTGGTGCCGCTGACGCAGTTCTGGTCGATCTACTTCCCGGTGGACGACCTGTTCTGGTTCATCTGGGAGAGCGAGGCGGTCCCGGCCGACTACTCGGGGCTGCTCGAACTGACAATCACGCACATCGCGTACGGCATCCCGATCTGTACGATCCTGTTCCGGTCGTACTACAAGTCGATGTCCGTCGAGATGATCGAGGCGGCGCGGCTGGACGGCGCGAGCATCCGGCGCATCTACCGGCGGATCGTGTTCCCGCTGTCGACGCCGATGTTCGCCGTCGTGCTCATCTACCAGTTCACCCAGATCTGGAACGAACTGCTGTTCGCGCTCATCCTCATCTCCAGCGGGACCAGCGAGGCCGCGCCCGTGACGCTCATCCTGTCCGGACTGGGCGTCGCACAGCAGGGCACCGACTTCGCCCTGCGGATGGCCGGAGCGCTGCTGACGGCGCTGCCGACGCTGGTCGTCTACATCATGTTCGGCGAGGAGTTCGCCGAGGGAGCAGCGACATGA